In Janibacter sp. CX7, a single genomic region encodes these proteins:
- a CDS encoding MarR family winged helix-turn-helix transcriptional regulator has product MDEVWLDDDQQKHWRAYLRGSRLLERALVDDLAPLGIQLTEYELLSMLSESPDQRTRMSRLADDIIQSRSRVTHTAARLEKRGWVERCRSTDDGRGVEISLTDAGREALESIAEQHVASVRRHLVDVLTPEQFAALGGAMAALRDQMAPQHHEIGLDD; this is encoded by the coding sequence ATGGACGAGGTCTGGCTCGACGACGACCAGCAGAAGCACTGGCGTGCCTACCTGCGCGGCTCGCGTCTGCTCGAGCGGGCGCTCGTCGACGACCTCGCGCCGCTCGGGATCCAGCTCACCGAGTACGAGCTGCTGTCGATGCTCTCGGAGTCGCCCGACCAGCGCACTCGCATGTCGCGCCTGGCCGACGACATCATCCAGTCGCGCTCGCGCGTGACGCACACCGCGGCCCGCCTCGAGAAGCGTGGCTGGGTCGAGCGGTGCCGGTCGACCGACGACGGTCGTGGCGTCGAGATCTCGCTGACCGACGCGGGGCGCGAGGCCCTCGAGAGCATCGCCGAGCAGCACGTCGCCTCGGTGCGCCGTCACCTCGTCGACGTCCTGACGCCCGAGCAGTTCGCCGCTCTCGGGGGCGCCATGGCCGCGCTGCGCGATCAGATGGCGCCGCAGCACCACGAGATCGGGCTCGACGACTGA
- a CDS encoding succinate dehydrogenase/fumarate reductase iron-sulfur subunit produces MELTLKIWRQAGPTAKGELVTYQVKDISPDMSFLEMLDVLNEQLIAEGTEPVAFDSDCREGICGMCGLMISGEAHGPERTTTCQLHMRSFRSGETITVEPWRANAFPVVRDLVVDRSAFDRIIQSGGYISVNTGAAPEAHSVPVPKDHADRAFDSAKCIGCGACVAACPNASGMLFLGAKVTHLGELPQGQPERGGRVVKMLETHDLEGFGGCTNIGECAAACPKEIPLDVISTLNSDLRKAARGAL; encoded by the coding sequence ATGGAACTGACCCTCAAGATCTGGCGCCAGGCCGGGCCCACGGCGAAGGGCGAACTCGTCACCTACCAGGTGAAGGACATCTCCCCGGACATGTCCTTCCTCGAGATGCTCGACGTCCTCAACGAGCAGCTCATCGCCGAGGGCACCGAGCCGGTGGCCTTCGACAGCGACTGCCGCGAGGGCATCTGCGGCATGTGCGGCCTGATGATCTCCGGCGAGGCCCACGGCCCCGAGCGGACGACCACCTGCCAGCTGCACATGCGCTCCTTCCGCAGCGGAGAGACCATCACCGTCGAGCCGTGGCGGGCCAACGCCTTCCCGGTCGTGCGTGACCTCGTCGTCGACCGCAGCGCCTTCGACCGGATCATCCAGTCTGGCGGCTACATCTCGGTCAACACGGGTGCCGCCCCCGAGGCGCACTCGGTGCCGGTCCCCAAGGACCACGCGGACCGGGCCTTCGACTCGGCCAAGTGCATCGGCTGCGGCGCCTGCGTCGCTGCCTGCCCCAATGCCTCGGGCATGCTCTTCCTCGGCGCCAAGGTCACCCACCTGGGTGAGCTGCCGCAGGGTCAGCCCGAGCGTGGTGGCCGTGTCGTCAAGATGCTCGAGACGCACGACCTCGAGGGCTTCGGCGGGTGCACCAACATCGGCGAGTGCGCCGCGGCGTGCCCCAAGGAGATCCCGCTCGACGTCATCAGCACGCTCAACTCCGACCTGCGCAAGGCGGCCCGCGGCGCTCTCTGA
- the hemL gene encoding glutamate-1-semialdehyde 2,1-aminomutase, producing MTSSTTASQALFDRAREVIPGGVNSPVRAFRGVGGVPRFIDQAKGAWLTDVDGNRYVDLICSWGPMILGHAHPDVLDAVTQAAAKGFSFGTPSENEVALAEEIVDRVAPLEQVRLVSSGTEATMSALRLARGATGRSVVVKFAGCYHGHVDALLAQAGSGVATFALPDSAGVPASAAGETVVLPYNDLGALEELFAVRGEEIAAVITEASPGNMGVVPPAPGFTEALRKITATHGALLISDEVMTGFRASRSGWYGLETSAQGAHPGGYPSGAPDLFTFGKVMGGGFPAAAFGGRADLMARLAPDGPVYQAGTLSGNPVATAAGLATLRACTEELYPRLETTARTIADAASAALSAEGVAHTVQWAGSMFSIFFRDEPVRSFADAQDQDTAAYGRFFHAMLEGGVHLPPSAFEVWFVSDALDAEALDTIRTALPAAAKAAAAG from the coding sequence ATGACGTCCTCCACGACCGCATCCCAGGCACTCTTCGACCGCGCGCGCGAGGTGATCCCGGGTGGGGTCAACTCACCGGTCCGGGCCTTCCGCGGCGTCGGCGGGGTGCCGCGCTTCATCGACCAGGCGAAGGGAGCCTGGCTCACCGACGTCGACGGCAACCGCTACGTCGACCTCATCTGCTCGTGGGGCCCGATGATCCTCGGTCACGCCCACCCCGACGTCCTCGACGCGGTGACGCAGGCGGCGGCCAAGGGCTTCTCCTTCGGCACCCCGAGCGAGAACGAGGTGGCCCTCGCCGAGGAGATCGTCGACCGGGTCGCCCCGCTGGAGCAGGTGCGGCTCGTCTCCTCGGGGACCGAGGCGACGATGTCCGCCCTTCGCCTGGCACGTGGTGCGACCGGACGATCGGTCGTCGTGAAGTTCGCCGGCTGCTACCACGGCCACGTGGACGCCCTTCTCGCACAGGCCGGTTCGGGCGTCGCGACCTTCGCCCTGCCCGACTCGGCAGGGGTGCCGGCCTCGGCCGCCGGTGAGACGGTCGTGCTGCCCTACAACGACCTCGGCGCCCTCGAGGAGCTCTTCGCGGTGCGCGGCGAGGAGATCGCGGCGGTCATCACCGAGGCATCCCCGGGCAACATGGGCGTCGTGCCGCCAGCGCCCGGGTTCACCGAGGCCCTGCGCAAGATCACCGCGACGCACGGTGCGCTGCTCATCAGCGACGAGGTGATGACCGGGTTCCGCGCGAGCCGCTCCGGCTGGTACGGCCTCGAGACGTCGGCGCAGGGCGCCCACCCCGGTGGCTACCCGAGCGGCGCCCCCGACCTCTTCACCTTCGGCAAGGTCATGGGCGGCGGCTTCCCGGCCGCGGCCTTCGGCGGCCGCGCCGACCTCATGGCGCGGCTCGCGCCCGACGGTCCCGTCTACCAGGCCGGCACCCTGTCGGGTAACCCCGTCGCGACCGCCGCCGGCCTGGCGACCCTGCGCGCGTGCACCGAGGAGCTCTACCCCCGGCTCGAGACGACGGCCCGCACCATCGCCGACGCCGCCTCCGCCGCCCTGTCCGCCGAAGGCGTCGCGCACACCGTCCAGTGGGCCGGGTCGATGTTCTCGATCTTCTTCCGCGACGAGCCGGTGCGCTCCTTCGCCGACGCGCAGGACCAGGACACGGCCGCCTACGGGCGCTTCTTCCACGCGATGCTCGAGGGCGGCGTGCACCTGCCGCCGAGCGCCTTCGAGGTGTGGTTCGTCTCCGATGCCCTCGACGCCGAGGCCCTCGACACGATCCGCACCGCACTGCCCGCCGCTGCCAAGGCGGCCGCTGCCGGCTGA
- a CDS encoding succinate dehydrogenase cytochrome b subunit → MATTTLPAKKKGVASSSIGLKFLMAGTGVIFLLYVLLHMYGNLKALAGQEAFDEYAHHLRTFGEPMLPYSGLLWVIRVVLILALVGHVYAALKLIGRNNAARPVKYQVKKNLSSTMASRTMRWGGLALFIFVIFHLIQFTIVKPNLYGSGTSAEAIKESPYVMISAAFAMWWVLLIYVLAMVALGMHLYHGVYSASQTLGLNGTAVARARARAIGTVLAAVIVVGFLIPPVYIFIDSL, encoded by the coding sequence GTGGCTACTACGACCCTCCCCGCGAAGAAGAAGGGGGTGGCGTCCTCCTCCATCGGGCTGAAGTTCCTCATGGCGGGCACCGGCGTCATCTTCCTCCTGTACGTCCTGTTGCACATGTACGGCAACCTCAAGGCGCTGGCCGGGCAGGAGGCGTTCGACGAGTACGCCCACCACCTGCGCACCTTCGGTGAGCCGATGCTCCCGTACTCGGGTCTGCTGTGGGTCATTCGGGTCGTGCTGATCCTCGCGCTCGTCGGCCACGTCTACGCGGCGCTCAAGCTCATCGGTCGCAACAACGCCGCCCGGCCGGTCAAGTACCAGGTGAAGAAGAACCTGTCGTCGACCATGGCCTCGCGCACGATGCGCTGGGGCGGTCTGGCGCTCTTCATCTTCGTGATCTTCCACCTCATCCAGTTCACGATCGTCAAGCCGAACCTCTACGGGTCAGGCACGAGCGCGGAGGCGATCAAGGAGTCGCCCTACGTGATGATCAGCGCGGCCTTCGCGATGTGGTGGGTCCTGCTCATCTACGTCCTGGCGATGGTGGCACTGGGGATGCACCTCTACCACGGCGTCTACAGCGCGTCGCAGACGCTGGGCCTCAACGGCACCGCGGTCGCCCGTGCCCGCGCCCGTGCGATCGGGACGGTGCTCGCGGCGGTCATCGTCGTCGGCTTCCTGATCCCGCCGGTCTACATCTTCATCGACAGCCTCTGA
- the hemB gene encoding porphobilinogen synthase — protein MTGPVVRPRRLRGSIPLRRLVAQTRVHPADLVLPVFVREGIDAPVEITSMPGVVQHTLESLVDEARACVEAGIGGIMLFGVPEAKDARGSGADDPQGILNIATRAVVDAVGDRLVVMTDLCLDEFTDHGHCGVLTTTLDGRSVVDNDATLERYADMALAQAEAGSHVLGLSGMMDGQVAHVRAALDAAGHTDTLVLAYAAKYTSALYGPFREAVQSSLSGDRATYQQDPANATEALREIELDLAEGADIIMVKPAQPHLDVIAAAAEVSPVPVAAYQISGEYAQIVAAAERGWIDRDAAVMESVLHIKRAGAQIVLTYFALELAGRL, from the coding sequence GTGACCGGGCCCGTCGTCCGGCCGCGACGACTGCGGGGGAGCATCCCCCTTCGTCGTCTCGTGGCGCAGACCCGGGTGCACCCGGCCGACCTCGTCCTGCCGGTCTTCGTCCGCGAGGGCATCGACGCGCCGGTGGAGATCACCTCGATGCCGGGCGTCGTCCAGCACACCCTCGAGTCGCTCGTCGACGAGGCCCGCGCCTGCGTCGAAGCGGGCATCGGCGGGATCATGCTCTTCGGCGTGCCGGAGGCCAAGGACGCCCGCGGTTCCGGCGCCGACGACCCGCAGGGGATCCTCAACATCGCCACCCGCGCCGTCGTCGATGCCGTCGGCGACCGGCTCGTCGTCATGACCGACCTGTGCCTCGACGAGTTCACCGACCACGGTCACTGCGGCGTGCTCACGACGACCCTCGACGGGCGCAGCGTCGTCGACAACGACGCGACCCTCGAGCGCTACGCCGACATGGCGCTCGCCCAGGCGGAGGCCGGCTCCCACGTCCTCGGCCTGTCCGGGATGATGGACGGCCAGGTCGCCCACGTCCGCGCCGCGCTCGATGCGGCCGGCCACACCGACACCCTCGTGCTGGCCTATGCGGCGAAGTACACCTCGGCGCTCTACGGACCCTTCCGCGAGGCGGTGCAGTCCTCGCTGAGCGGCGACCGCGCGACCTACCAGCAGGACCCGGCCAATGCGACCGAGGCGCTGCGCGAGATCGAGCTCGACCTCGCCGAGGGCGCCGACATCATCATGGTCAAGCCGGCGCAGCCGCACCTTGACGTCATCGCCGCGGCCGCCGAGGTCTCGCCGGTGCCCGTCGCGGCCTACCAGATCTCCGGCGAGTACGCGCAGATCGTCGCGGCCGCCGAGCGCGGCTGGATCGACCGCGATGCCGCCGTCATGGAGTCGGTGCTGCACATCAAGCGGGCCGGCGCCCAGATCGTCCTCACCTACTTCGCCCTCGAGCTCGCCGGGCGGCTGTGA
- a CDS encoding fumarate reductase/succinate dehydrogenase flavoprotein subunit, translated as MTDTLSEYFTEGAPIADAKAPDQPIETMWTQHKFDNALVNPANRRKLDVIIVGTGLAGASAAATMGEAGYNVKSFFYQDSARRAHSIAAQGGINAAKNYNDDGDSTYRLFYDTVKGGDYRSRETNVYRLAEVSTNIIDQCVAQGVPFAREYGGLLDNRSFGGVQVARTFYAAGQTGQQLLIGAYQAMERQVAKGTVTEYSRHEMLEVVLVEGVARGIIARDMVTGEIETHLADVVVLATGGYGNVFFLSTNAMGCNVTAAWRAHRKGAYFGNPCYTQIHPTCIPVSGDHQSKLTLMSESLRNDGRIWVPKKAEDCDKDPREIPEEDRDYYLERIYPAFGNLVPRDIASRQAKNMCDEGRGVGPLVDEVDQDGNKRQMRRGVYLDFAAAIERMGRETVEEKYGNLFDMYARITGENPYEVPMRIYPAVHYTMGGLWVDYDLQTSIPGLYAIGEANFSDHGANRLGASSLMQCLADGYFVLPNTVRSYLAKGPFDKISEDHPAVVEAKAAVTDRIEKFLSINGERSVDSFHRELGRIMWEYCGMERTDAGLRKAIGLIRDLKQEFWTNVRVLGEADTLNQSLEKAGRVADFLELGELMCIDALHRRESCGGHFRAESQTEDGEALRHDDEFAYVAAWEFGDDAPVLHKEDLNYKFIELKQRSYK; from the coding sequence ATGACTGACACGCTCAGCGAGTACTTCACCGAGGGCGCCCCGATCGCGGACGCCAAGGCGCCCGACCAGCCCATCGAGACGATGTGGACCCAGCACAAGTTCGACAACGCGCTGGTCAACCCCGCCAACCGTCGCAAGCTCGACGTCATCATCGTCGGCACCGGCCTCGCGGGTGCCTCGGCCGCCGCGACGATGGGAGAGGCCGGCTACAACGTCAAGAGCTTCTTCTACCAGGACAGCGCCCGCCGCGCGCACTCGATCGCCGCGCAGGGTGGCATCAACGCCGCGAAGAACTACAACGACGACGGCGACTCGACATACCGACTCTTCTACGACACGGTCAAGGGCGGTGACTACCGCAGCCGCGAGACCAACGTCTACCGACTGGCCGAGGTGAGCACCAACATCATCGACCAGTGCGTGGCGCAGGGTGTCCCCTTCGCCCGTGAGTACGGCGGTCTGCTCGACAACCGCTCCTTCGGTGGCGTCCAGGTCGCCCGCACCTTCTACGCCGCGGGCCAGACCGGCCAGCAGCTGCTCATCGGTGCCTACCAGGCCATGGAGCGCCAGGTCGCCAAGGGCACCGTCACGGAGTACAGCCGCCACGAGATGCTCGAGGTCGTCCTCGTCGAGGGCGTCGCCCGCGGCATCATCGCGCGCGACATGGTCACCGGCGAGATCGAGACCCACCTCGCCGACGTCGTCGTCCTCGCGACGGGTGGCTACGGCAACGTCTTCTTCCTCTCCACCAACGCGATGGGCTGCAACGTCACCGCCGCGTGGCGGGCCCACCGCAAGGGCGCCTACTTCGGCAACCCCTGCTACACGCAGATCCACCCGACGTGCATCCCGGTCTCCGGCGACCACCAGTCGAAGCTGACCCTGATGTCGGAGTCGCTGCGCAACGACGGTCGCATCTGGGTGCCCAAGAAGGCCGAGGACTGCGACAAGGACCCGCGCGAGATCCCCGAGGAGGACCGCGACTACTACCTCGAGCGGATCTACCCGGCCTTCGGCAACCTCGTGCCCCGTGACATCGCCTCCCGCCAGGCGAAGAACATGTGCGACGAGGGCCGCGGCGTCGGCCCGCTCGTCGACGAGGTCGACCAGGACGGCAACAAGCGCCAGATGCGCCGCGGTGTCTACCTCGACTTCGCCGCCGCCATCGAGCGCATGGGCCGCGAGACCGTCGAGGAGAAGTACGGCAACCTCTTCGACATGTACGCGCGGATCACGGGGGAGAACCCCTACGAGGTGCCGATGCGCATCTACCCCGCCGTGCACTACACGATGGGTGGCCTGTGGGTCGACTACGACCTGCAGACCTCGATCCCGGGCCTGTACGCGATCGGTGAGGCCAACTTCTCCGACCACGGCGCCAACCGCCTGGGCGCGTCGTCGCTCATGCAGTGCCTCGCCGACGGCTACTTCGTCCTGCCCAACACGGTGCGCAGCTACCTCGCCAAGGGCCCCTTCGACAAGATCTCCGAGGACCACCCGGCCGTCGTCGAGGCCAAGGCAGCGGTGACCGACCGGATCGAGAAGTTCCTCTCGATCAACGGTGAGCGCAGCGTCGACTCCTTCCACCGCGAGCTCGGCCGCATCATGTGGGAGTACTGCGGCATGGAGCGGACCGACGCCGGTCTGCGCAAGGCCATCGGCCTCATCCGTGACCTCAAGCAGGAGTTCTGGACCAACGTCCGGGTCCTGGGCGAGGCCGACACCCTCAACCAGAGCCTCGAGAAGGCCGGCCGCGTCGCCGACTTCCTCGAGCTCGGTGAGCTCATGTGCATCGACGCGCTGCACCGTCGCGAGTCCTGCGGCGGCCACTTCCGCGCCGAGTCGCAGACCGAGGACGGCGAGGCGCTGCGTCACGACGACGAGTTCGCCTACGTCGCCGCCTGGGAGTTCGGCGACGACGCACCCGTCCTGCACAAGGAAGACCTGAACTACAAGTTCATCGAGCTGAAGCAGCGGAGCTACAAGTGA